GCATGCATGCTCTCGATCTGTAGGCTAAAGTCGCCTATGAAAATCGTATCCCCAGAAATCACTGGTTTTTCTCCAGCGATTCGCTCGCCGTTGACATAGGTGCCATTCAGGCTTCCCAAGTCCGAGACCGCAAACCCATTGTCGCGTACCACAATAATGGAATGCTTCTTCGACACGTTCGCCTTTGGCAGAACAATGTCGTTCCCCTTCATACGGCCAATCGTTATCTCCGACTTGTTAAATTCGAAGGTGGATTGCTGTCCTCCCTTTTCACTTACTGTAACGGTGAACATTCGGAGGGTCCTCCTGAGCGCAAATATTGAATCATCGAAACTGCGTGGGATGGTGACAGATGCATTGGAGACCTGTCAAGAATCTGCCTCGGGTTCTGACTCGAGTTCCGATTCGAGTCGCTCGGCGTCATCAGAGCGTCCCAAGTCTTTATAAAGCACAAGGAGCGTCTTCGTGAGCCTCGACTTCTCGGTCGAATCTTCGGTTCGGGCAATCAGAATTTCGAGAATACGAGCGACTTCGTCCCAATCCTCAAGTTCTTCAGCGATCTTGCGCTTGAGCCGCAGTTCCGCATCCTGAGTTTCTTCGGGTAGGGATTCAAAGAGGTCGTTTGCTTCTCGCGCGTGCCCGCGTTGTTCAACCAAATGGCGAACAAGCTCAAGGCAGACCTCGTCTCGCTCAACATCTGAGGCGTTTGCAAATTTGGCACGAAGCTCTTTTGTCGCCTTCTCTTGAGGCGTCTCTGCTGGCTGCAGTCCACTCTCTGGTACCGGACGTGGGAGCTTCTCGAACACCGTCAAATCTGCGGGTGCAAACTCCTTGTCGTAGAGATGACAGCGCACAAGATGTCCGGGCTCCAACTCCACCGTCTTCGGTTCGTGTTTGGAACATGGTGCAAAACACGCAGGGCATCGGGTGTGAAACCGGCAGCCGCTTGGAGGGTTGATAGGGGAGGGGACATCACCCTTAAGAACCACACGAGCCTGTTTGACACCGGGTTTTGGGTGCGGGATCGCCGAGAGCAGAGCTTGTGTGTAAGGGTGCCGTGGCGTGTCAAAGAGGTTATCGCAGGTGGCCATCTCAACCATCTGCCCAAGATACATAACGGCGATTCGGTCGGAGATATGCTTCACAACGGAAAGGTCGTGGGCGATGAAGAGATAGCTCAGGTTGAATTCTTCCTGCAAATCCTGAAGAAGATTGATGACCTGTGCTTGGACCGACACATCGAGCGCACTGACCGCTTCGTCGCACACGATGAACTTCGGGTTCAGCGCAAGGGCCCTGGCAATGCCGAGTCGCTGGCGCTGGCCTCCCGAGAACTCGTGCGGATATCGCGTGATATACGATGGTTGGAGGCCGACCTTCACGAGTAGCTCCTCGACCATCTCACGGCGCCTATCGCCCTTTGCAATTTTGTGAAACTCGAGGGCTTCCCCAATGATGCTCTCGATCGTCATCCTTGGGTTAAGACTTGAAAACGGGTCCTGGAAGATGATCTGCATGTTTCGGCGTGCAGCCCGCAATTCCTCGCGTTCAAGCTTAAAAACGTCCCGACCTTCAAAGAACGCTTCCCCTGAAGTTGGCTCAAGGAGTCGCAGCAGAGTGCGACCGGCCGTGGTCTTGCCACATCCCGACTCGCCCACCAGGCCGACAGTTTCGTTCGGCATAACTGTGAACGAGACATCATCCACGGCTTTGACATGCCCGACTGTCCTCGAGAGTAGCCCCTTTGTGATGGGGAAGTACTTCTTGAGGTTCTTGACCTCGAGCAAAGGCTTTGCTGCAGGCGAGTTCATATTTCTTCCTTGAGCTTTCCGCTCTGCACATCGTCAGCGAACCAACAAGCAACCAGATGGCCCGGCTCGATCTCTTCCGTGGGAGGCTGCGTCGAACACTTCTCTGTTGCGAATGGACAACGTGTCCGAAACCGGCAGCCCGTTGGAAAGTCTTGAGGACGCGGCACCATGCCAGGGATCACGTAGAGTCTCTTTCTCTGGATGGTCGAAGACTCGAAGCTCGGCAGCGAGTGGAAAAGTCCGTGTGTGTACGGATGGGCCGGGTTTTCGAAGATCGTCTCGACGTTTCCATATTCGACAATCTTGCCCGCGTACATCACCGCAACCTGATCGCACGTCTCCGCAACGACCCCAAGGTCGTGGGTGATGAAGAGAATCGACATCCCAAACTCATCTTTGAGTTCGTTTAGAAGCTCGAGGATCTGCGCCTGAATGGTCACGTCGAGCGCCGTCGTGGGCTCGTCTGCAATCAAGAGTTTTGGTCGGCACGCAAGGGCCATAGCGATCATGACACGCTGCTTCATACCGCCCGACATCTGGTGCGGGTATTCGTCGATCCTCTGGCGAGGAGATGGGATTCCCACGCGCTCGAGCATATTGATCGCCATCTCGCGCGCTTCCGGATACTCCACGTCTTGATGCAGAAGGATAGCCTCAACGATCTGGTCACCGACCGTAAAGACGGGATTGAGGCTCGTCATCGGCTCCTGGAAAATCATGGAAATGTCATTTCCACGAAGCTGGCGCATCTCCTCTTCAGAGAACTTGGTGATATCTCTTCCTTCGAAAAGAATCTCGCCGCCCACGATTTTGCCCGGAGGGCTTGGAATCAATCTCAGAATGCTCAACGAGGTCACCGACTTTCCAGAGCCGGACTCGCCCACCACACCGAGTGTTTCTCCCTTCTTGATGGCGTACGAAACACCATCAACGGATGGCAATACGCCATCATCAGTGAAGAAGTGAGTTTTCAGGTCTTTGATTTCGAGCAAATACTCGGACATATGGCTATTTCCTGAGTTTGGGATCAAGTGCATCACGTGCACCTTCGCCCACAAGGTTCAGAAGCATGACGGTGACGAAAATCGCAAAACCCGGAGCGAGGGTGAGAACCATTCGGTTCGTCTCTCGACCTGCGGTAAGGATTTGACCCCAACTTGGTGCCGTGGCGGGACCGAGCCCGAGGAAGCTCAAAGAAGCCTCGATGAGAATCGCTCCAGCTACGCCAAACGTGGCCGCAACGAATACGGGTCCAAGGGCGTTGGGCATGACGTGGCGGAAGATAATGCGTCTCTGCGTGAGCCCGAGCGCGATAGCCGCCTGTACGAAGTCTTGCTTCTTTAGACGGAGGAATTCGGCACGAACCAGGCGCGCGATGCCTGTCCAACCCGTGATTCCAATAATGAGCATGATGTGGAAGATGCTCGGGTCATCAATGAAGCCACGCAGCGTAAGAATCAAGAAGAAGGTTGGGAAACAAATCATGACCTCGATCAGCCTCAAAACCGCGAGGTCGACCCATTTTCCAAAATAACCTGCGAGGCCGCCTAGAATGACCCCGATAGCAGTGTAGATGCCCACGGCGACGACACCGATAGTTAGCGAGATACGTGTACCGTAGAGAATACGTGTGAACACGTCGCGGCCCTCGCGATCTGTGCCTAACCAGTGCTTCCAGCTGGGATCCGCGACTACGGCCATGACGTCCACGTCACGGTAAGAGTACTTGAGCGGAGGGAAAATTGAGCTCACACCTTCGAGCTCGGCGAGTCCAAGATAGTCGACGTAGGGTTGGCGATAATCGAGGAAATAGGCAGCTACGAAGACGACCGTGTTGATGAGCGTGGCCCAGAGAACGAACTTCGTTCTGAACGCTGCGTAGACCCTGCGATTCGCGAACTTTCGAGTCTTCTTGATCCCGAACCACGCCACGAGCGAAAGTGGGCACGTGAAGAGTAGGGTGTTGAAGAAGATGTCCAGACCATTCTCAAAGAAGTTCTGGTCAAAGAGCGAGGCAAACCAGGGGAAATGAAGCCCCTCGAGGTGAGCTGGCCCAACGCCGCTTGGAATCGAAATCATGAATGGCACGTTGAGCGCCATCATGGGTGCAAAAGTCGCGACCACAAAGAGCACCAAGACGCCGTACATGCTGTAAAAGCTCAGCGGGTACTTCTTGAACTGTGTCCAGACGATTTCCCCATAAGTCTTAAACTCTTGGTCCGCTTTCTGGCGAATCTCTTCGATAGCTTGTTCTTCACTCATCTTGTGTCTCAATCGAAGCTGATTCGTGGGTCGACGACGGCGTAGCTAATATCTGAGAGCAGCAAGCCAACCAGGGTCAACACGGTGGAAATTAGTAGGACACCCATGATCGCGTTGTAGTCGCGTGCGAAGATGCTCTCGAACATGAAGAGTCCCATCCCGGGGATATTGAATACGTATTCGATGACCACGGAGCCACCGATAAGCGCGGGGAGCATGGTGCCGAGGAGCGTAAGCACAGGAATCATGCCGTTTCGCACAGCGTGCTTGATGACCACCATGGTTTCGCTCAAGCCTTTTGCGCGAGCGGTTCTGATGAAGTCGGCGCGAATGGTATCGAGGATTCCGGTACGTGCGTATCGTGAAAGCGAAGCAATACTTCCGTAGGTCAAACAGAACGCAGGCAGCATCAGGTGATAGGTCATGCTGGCGGTGTATTCCAGAACGGTCATGTCGTCGGTTGATGCTATGCCAGGGCGTGGGCCGTACCAGTCTGGGAGTCGACCCGCGAAACCGCCTGTCGGGAACCAACCAAACGGGTCGCCATCGGCGAAGGTTTGCAACAACAAGACGCCGACAAAGAAACTCGGAAGGCTGTAGAGGGCAAATAGAACGCCCGTGAGAACCCTGTCCGCGTTGGTGTTTTGCCTGTAGGCGCTCCAAATTCCGAGCGGAATACTCAGAATATACGCGATGATAATCGAGACGAGATTGAGGACCAACGTATAGGGAAGGCGCTCCATGATCTTCTCAAGGACGGGGCGCTTGTCCACGTGGCTTACGCCGAAATCAAAGCGCATCAGGTTGCCCCAATACTTCGCGAAGCGAGTATCGATGAAGAAGATTTTGGTCTTGTCGGTAAAGCTCCACTCCCAACGCGCCTTGTTCTCCTCAAACCATGGATTCCAAGTCTCCTTGAGGAAGGCGTCCAATTCCTCTTTAGAGGCCGCCGAACTAGACCACTGACTAATCATTTCGTTTTCGGAATTGATACGCTTGTTGTAGGCGCGCTCCTCGTCGGTTTGCTTTCGGCCGTATTCGTTGATGAGTCGTTGTTTAGCATTTGTGGAGAGCCGATTTGTGGCTTGTAAGCGCACATCAAGCCTTTCGTGGTTGTTCGCGATGTCGATGAGCTGGGGAACGATATAGAGTCCCCAATCTTCGACAACATCCTGAGCCTTGATAATCTCGGCAGAAGACGGTCTGACACTCGCTTCAATACAGCCTTCAGGAGCGCCTTCTCCACACACCGGGCGGTTGAAGTCTGCGAGAGCCTCGAGCTCTTGATTCACATCGTTAACGGTCAGACTAAACCGTGTGTTGAACATCACCGGTTTGTCGAAGTTGAACTGCTCTTTGAAGATTCTGTAGCTCTCGCGACCCTCGGCCGAACGCGCATCCTGAGCACCGTCGGAGCTCTGAGCTTGTCCGCCAGGCTGTCCAGGCGCGAAATTCAGCACCACAAAGATGATTACCGCGATCGCAAAGAGCGTGGGAAACATCAGGAGGATGCGTTTGATGATATACGTGGTCATGCCGCTTAGTGCCTCGCTGAAGTTCTATTTTTGGTAGTCAGGATCGATCCACCAAGGGAGCGAGTACATCTGAGGCCGGGTCTGGTTGATAATCATGTTTTGTACACGTGGATTCCAAACCGCAGTGGCTCGTGGCGAGTAGAAGAACGTGTAGGGTTGCTCTTCGTGAAGGAGCTGGTGGAACTCATGGAACATCTTGAGGCGCTCTGCCTCGTCGAATGTCACGCGCAACTTCTCGATAATTTCGTCTGCTCTTTTGTTGCGGAAGCCGACACGGTTTGACCCCTTAGGCACATCGGCCTGAGATGAGTGCCAAATCTGGTAAGGGTCGATGACCCATGAGAGGCCCCAGCCGCCCGTGAATGCGTCGAAGTCTCCTTCATCCATCTTCTTCTGCATGGTCGGCCAGTCCACCGCGAGCTGAGTCATGTTGATGCCGATCTTCCTCAAGTCTTCCTTGAAAACACTGAGGTAGGTTCGGACCTCTGGACGGTCGTAAGAGACGACGTTGAAGTCGAAGTTCACTTTGGTTCCGTTGATGACCTTGTCGCGGATACCGTCACCATCCGTGTCAATCCAACCTGCGTCTTCGAGAAGCTTCTTGGCTTCATCGAGATTGAAGGGGATAGGCTTGATGCTCGTGTCGTTAGCTGGGTGCTTGTAATAGAACGGACCGGTCTGAACGGTACCCAAGCCGAAGAATACGTTGTCGATGATTCCCTGTCGGTTGAGCGCCATGGTCATCGCCTTTCTGACTCGTTTGTCTTGGAAGAGCGGCTTATTCGCGTTCCATCCGATGTAGTAGTAGGCGAAGACGTCTACTAGGCGGTGATTGAGCTCGCCACGAGTGAACGCCGAATCTTTGGCGTCACGAATATCGTTCTTATAGTGATTTGGCGGAAGGCTTGGCAAAACGTCGATCTCGTCCGCCTTGATCTTAAGATATGCAGCTTCCGGGTCTTTGACGATGGAGTACTCAATTCGATCAATTGGGTATCGCGTTCCAAAGTACTTGTCGTTTCTCTCCAAAATCACGTGTTCGCTAGCCTTGGCTTCAACGAAACGGTAGGGGCCTGTTCCCAGGGCATACTTTGACGCCCAGTGATTGTTGAACTGCAGACCAAGGGTCTCAGCAGGAAGGTCCTCGCCGGTTTCGTCTTTGGTGTAGAGCCATTTTGGAAGAGGGTAGACTCCAATCGAGAAGTCCATCGAGTTGTAAGTCTTTTGCTTCCACTTAACCTTGAACGTGTACTTGTCGACGACAGTCGCACTCTCAAAGTCCTCGTAATAGTTCTTGAGAGCGCCGGCCTCAACTTGAGGGTTTTTGACCATCTCAAAATAGAACACTGCGTCCTCTGCAGTCAGCTCGCGCTGCTCTTTGAGCCAGGCAAACTTCGGGTCCGAGAAGTCAACATTTGGAACGTGCCAGTAGACCCCTTCTCGCAAATGGATCGTGTACTCCAAAAAGTCGTCGGAAACTGTGACTTTGTAGGCGAGGTCTGGAACCCAACGGTCTGGGTTGGAGAAGTCACGACGTGCAAAAGCCGAGTGAATCAGGCTCTGAAGGTTGGACACGTCCACCGAATTCTCGGTCAACCAGTTGTAGCCTTTTGGAGTGTCACCGAGATAATTTCGAAGCGTGCCCCCAAACTTTGCGTCCGCCGGCACTTTCAGGTCCTGAGCGGCCTCAAGGATATTGTCCGGGTCATTGAGCGCGTCCGCGTATTTTCCATTGTCCGCAGACCCACCAGCCGACGAGCCTCCCGTTCCCCCAGCGAGCGCCACGCCCGAATTGAGTTTCTGCAGGATTTGCTCATTTGAGGCATTCAACGACTCGACCTTCTTGGAGAGCTCCAGCGCCGCACGTTCTGCGGAATTGGTTTGCACAAGGTTCAGAATGGTCAAGAGCGAGAGGACGACGAGCGTCCCGATCAGGAAAAGTGTAGCTTTAAACGTACGAGGCATTGAGAGCACTCCAGAAGAGTCGCCTATCTGCGACTAGGCTCGGAAAAAAGTCGGCGTAACATATGGACGAGGCGCTAAGGTGTCAACCCTCGGCGCAAGGGCTCATTCCTCTTCAAAGACGCCCACAACTTTAATGTGAAGCTCTTCGAGTTGCGCCGGGTCAACGAGGTTTGGTGCGTCTGACATGGCGTCTGCCGCGCGCTGTGTTTTGGGGAATGCGATGACGTCACGGATGCTCTCAGCGCGAGAAAGCAGCATGATGAGTCGGTCCATTCCGAAGGCAATTCCGCCGTGCGGCGGCGTGCCGTAGGTCAAGGCATCAAGCAAGAAGCCGAATTTCTGCCGTGCCTCTTCCTTAGAAAGCCCAAGGAGTTCGAACACGCGGTTTTGCACGGTTTCCTGGTGGATACGAATTGAGCCACCGCCAATCTCACTGCCGTTGAGAACGAGGTCGTAGGCTTGCGCCTTAACTTCCTTGGGATTGGTATCGAGCAGCTCAACTTGGTCCGGACGAGGACTCGTGAATGGGTGGTGCATCGCGTAGTAGCGGCCTTCGGCCTCGTCGTATTCGAACATGGGGAAGTCCGTCACCCAACAAAACCTGAAGGCTTCTTTGTCGATGAGTCCGAGGTCGCCGCCGAGCTTCTTCCTCAGGTTTCCGAGCGCCGCGCAGGTGACGGATTCCTTGGCGGCAACCATCACAAGGAGGTCGCCAGGCTCAGCTTCAAAAGCAGTCTCAAACTTGGTGCGAACTTCGTCGTCGAAGAATTTGGAAACGCCGCCGGACCAACCATCCGAATTGACCTTTGCCCATGCAAGGCCTTTCGCACCGTAGATGCCTACGAACGGTTCGAGTTCGTCGATCATTTTACGGCTAAACGTCTCTGACCCACCCGGAATTCTGATTCCACGAACAATGCCGCCTTCGCTGACAGTTTGTTCAAACACCTGGAATCCGCTCTGGCCAGCGATTTCTGTGACGTCTACGAGTTCAAGGCCGAATCGAAGGTCGGGTGCGTCGACACCGAAGCGACGCATCGCCTCATCGTAAGAGATGCGCTCAAAGGGCGGATTGATCTCAAAGCCAGCACAGGTGAAGATTGATTTCATCAACCCTTCGCAAATCCGCATGACGTCTTCGGTGGTGACAAAAGACATCTCCATATCGATCTGCGTGAATTCGGGCTGGCGATCCGCGCGCAAATCCTCGTCGCGGAAACAGCGCACGATCTGGAAGTAACGGTCAAAGCCCGAAACCATGAGCAATTGCTTGAATATCTGCGGGGATTGAGGAAGCGCGTAAAACCGGCCTGGATTGACGCGAGAAGGGACGAGGTAGTCTCGCGCTCCTTCAGGCGTGGACTTGGTCAAGTACGGGGTCTCGAGCTCTTCAAAGAGGTTCTGCGTAAGATAAGTGCGGGTCGCTTGATTGACCTTGCTTCGAAGGCGGAGAGCTCGTTGAAGAGGCTCTCTCCTCAGGTCAAGGTATCGATACTCCAAACGTAACATTTCATTCGCGTCCGTGTTTTCACGGATCTGAAATGGAGGTGTTTTCGACTTCGAAAACACTTCAAGTCGCTTACCGATGACCTCAACCTCTCCCGTTGGGAGGCGATCGTTGATGTTAGAGCCACGGCTTACAACCTGGCCAACAATGCCGATGCACCATTCGGACCTGAGTTGATTGGCTAGCTCGTAAGATTCCTCTGTGTCGGATTCAAATCGGACCTGCACGAGGCCCTCTTTATCCCTCATATCAATGAAAATGACGCCGCCGTGGTCTCGGGAGCTCGCGACCCAGCCGAAAAGAATGACCTCTTGACCGATATGCTCAGCTCTAAGGTCACCACAAAAATGCGATCGTTTAAATTCACTCAGGAAAGACACAATAGGCTCCTTCTCGTCTCAAGTAACGAAGGTGCCTTAAATCATGCTGTAAAGCGGGTGTCAATCGGCTCAGTCTTTACCCAAAACCTCAGAGAGTTGAGGACGGATGCAAGAGTAACAATCGTTGCGCCCCAGGAATCCACATCCCCGTTTGGGTAAACCGTCCAAATATCTGAAGGATGGCAACATTTCTTCGCTACTCTCCTTGCGCGCCTCAGCTACTAGCGTCTCCAAGTCTTTACATTTCCTGTTGGTGCGCAACTCGAATTGAAGTTGTTCGGCGCGCCTCAGCTTTTCCCAAATGCCTGAGGCCCTCATCGTCTTTTCAGCCCGCTCTAGGACTTTGCGCTCAGAATCTACAAGCTTCATCAACTCAGTTTTAGCTTCAGTGGACCAATTTTTTTGGAGGTAGGCCGCGGAGGCTTTTGCTGCATCTTCGTCGGCGTTGAAAGCCTCGATCATCACCAACCTGACCGCCGAATCCTCTGAATAGAGCGGTTCAAGCTCAACTGCGCGCGAGAAACTATCGACCGCATCCTTGTAGCGCCCATCTTGTACAAGAGCGCTTCCGAGCAAAAAGTGAAAATGAGGGTTCTCCTCGTGGTTGAGCCTCGCACCGTTTAGACCCTCAATGGCGCGCGAGATATCCCCTGAGGCCTGGGCCTGAAGAGCCGCAGCAACGTCTGGCTCCTGCACAAATTTAGCGCGCTCTTCAGCTAGGGTTGACTGGCGAATGGAATCCACCTGGTCGGAAAAAACTTTGCCGGTCAAAGAGCCGATCGATACGAACACAAAAACGGCCGCCACAGCGAGTGCTCCCACGACCCCTAGAATACGAGGGTCCCTCAGCGACTTCTGCAACTCGGGTGCTTTCAAAGAGTTAGACAGGGCCACGGTCTCTTGCTGATTGGAAGGGGGCCTTGTCGAGATCGACGTCTCAGGCGGAGTCTCGATTTTGATGAGTGCTTCGACAAGATCCCTCGCAGAGGCAGGCCGGTTCTCGGGGTTCTTGGAAAGGCA
This Microvenator marinus DNA region includes the following protein-coding sequences:
- the aspS gene encoding aspartate--tRNA ligase, with translation MVSFLSEFKRSHFCGDLRAEHIGQEVILFGWVASSRDHGGVIFIDMRDKEGLVQVRFESDTEESYELANQLRSEWCIGIVGQVVSRGSNINDRLPTGEVEVIGKRLEVFSKSKTPPFQIRENTDANEMLRLEYRYLDLRREPLQRALRLRSKVNQATRTYLTQNLFEELETPYLTKSTPEGARDYLVPSRVNPGRFYALPQSPQIFKQLLMVSGFDRYFQIVRCFRDEDLRADRQPEFTQIDMEMSFVTTEDVMRICEGLMKSIFTCAGFEINPPFERISYDEAMRRFGVDAPDLRFGLELVDVTEIAGQSGFQVFEQTVSEGGIVRGIRIPGGSETFSRKMIDELEPFVGIYGAKGLAWAKVNSDGWSGGVSKFFDDEVRTKFETAFEAEPGDLLVMVAAKESVTCAALGNLRKKLGGDLGLIDKEAFRFCWVTDFPMFEYDEAEGRYYAMHHPFTSPRPDQVELLDTNPKEVKAQAYDLVLNGSEIGGGSIRIHQETVQNRVFELLGLSKEEARQKFGFLLDALTYGTPPHGGIAFGMDRLIMLLSRAESIRDVIAFPKTQRAADAMSDAPNLVDPAQLEELHIKVVGVFEEE
- a CDS encoding ABC transporter permease, with protein sequence MSEEQAIEEIRQKADQEFKTYGEIVWTQFKKYPLSFYSMYGVLVLFVVATFAPMMALNVPFMISIPSGVGPAHLEGLHFPWFASLFDQNFFENGLDIFFNTLLFTCPLSLVAWFGIKKTRKFANRRVYAAFRTKFVLWATLINTVVFVAAYFLDYRQPYVDYLGLAELEGVSSIFPPLKYSYRDVDVMAVVADPSWKHWLGTDREGRDVFTRILYGTRISLTIGVVAVGIYTAIGVILGGLAGYFGKWVDLAVLRLIEVMICFPTFFLILTLRGFIDDPSIFHIMLIIGITGWTGIARLVRAEFLRLKKQDFVQAAIALGLTQRRIIFRHVMPNALGPVFVAATFGVAGAILIEASLSFLGLGPATAPSWGQILTAGRETNRMVLTLAPGFAIFVTVMLLNLVGEGARDALDPKLRK
- a CDS encoding ABC transporter substrate-binding protein — its product is MPRTFKATLFLIGTLVVLSLLTILNLVQTNSAERAALELSKKVESLNASNEQILQKLNSGVALAGGTGGSSAGGSADNGKYADALNDPDNILEAAQDLKVPADAKFGGTLRNYLGDTPKGYNWLTENSVDVSNLQSLIHSAFARRDFSNPDRWVPDLAYKVTVSDDFLEYTIHLREGVYWHVPNVDFSDPKFAWLKEQRELTAEDAVFYFEMVKNPQVEAGALKNYYEDFESATVVDKYTFKVKWKQKTYNSMDFSIGVYPLPKWLYTKDETGEDLPAETLGLQFNNHWASKYALGTGPYRFVEAKASEHVILERNDKYFGTRYPIDRIEYSIVKDPEAAYLKIKADEIDVLPSLPPNHYKNDIRDAKDSAFTRGELNHRLVDVFAYYYIGWNANKPLFQDKRVRKAMTMALNRQGIIDNVFFGLGTVQTGPFYYKHPANDTSIKPIPFNLDEAKKLLEDAGWIDTDGDGIRDKVINGTKVNFDFNVVSYDRPEVRTYLSVFKEDLRKIGINMTQLAVDWPTMQKKMDEGDFDAFTGGWGLSWVIDPYQIWHSSQADVPKGSNRVGFRNKRADEIIEKLRVTFDEAERLKMFHEFHQLLHEEQPYTFFYSPRATAVWNPRVQNMIINQTRPQMYSLPWWIDPDYQK
- a CDS encoding serine/threonine-protein kinase, whose product is MEPNKDLSGTTLSERYQLVKRVGEGAMGSVYQAKHTFMHKDVAVKMLHPQLLDNPEVVERFQREAQAAAHIDHPNVCNATDFGKFGENSFFLVMEWLDGKALDEILAERDLDIPSALHIAKQIALALEKAHELGIVHRDLKPANIMIVARENDPLFVKVTDFGVARVRLGVDATKLTQAGMTYGTPSYMAPEQAAGEEIDHRADIYALGIVLFEMVTGRVPFTGGSVAQILAAHVTEPPPQPSKVSHQAIPPELERLILSCLSKNPENRPASARDLVEALIKIETPPETSISTRPPSNQQETVALSNSLKAPELQKSLRDPRILGVVGALAVAAVFVFVSIGSLTGKVFSDQVDSIRQSTLAEERAKFVQEPDVAAALQAQASGDISRAIEGLNGARLNHEENPHFHFLLGSALVQDGRYKDAVDSFSRAVELEPLYSEDSAVRLVMIEAFNADEDAAKASAAYLQKNWSTEAKTELMKLVDSERKVLERAEKTMRASGIWEKLRRAEQLQFELRTNRKCKDLETLVAEARKESSEEMLPSFRYLDGLPKRGCGFLGRNDCYSCIRPQLSEVLGKD
- a CDS encoding ABC transporter ATP-binding protein — protein: MHLIPNSGNSHMSEYLLEIKDLKTHFFTDDGVLPSVDGVSYAIKKGETLGVVGESGSGKSVTSLSILRLIPSPPGKIVGGEILFEGRDITKFSEEEMRQLRGNDISMIFQEPMTSLNPVFTVGDQIVEAILLHQDVEYPEAREMAINMLERVGIPSPRQRIDEYPHQMSGGMKQRVMIAMALACRPKLLIADEPTTALDVTIQAQILELLNELKDEFGMSILFITHDLGVVAETCDQVAVMYAGKIVEYGNVETIFENPAHPYTHGLFHSLPSFESSTIQRKRLYVIPGMVPRPQDFPTGCRFRTRCPFATEKCSTQPPTEEIEPGHLVACWFADDVQSGKLKEEI
- a CDS encoding ABC transporter permease — its product is MTTYIIKRILLMFPTLFAIAVIIFVVLNFAPGQPGGQAQSSDGAQDARSAEGRESYRIFKEQFNFDKPVMFNTRFSLTVNDVNQELEALADFNRPVCGEGAPEGCIEASVRPSSAEIIKAQDVVEDWGLYIVPQLIDIANNHERLDVRLQATNRLSTNAKQRLINEYGRKQTDEERAYNKRINSENEMISQWSSSAASKEELDAFLKETWNPWFEENKARWEWSFTDKTKIFFIDTRFAKYWGNLMRFDFGVSHVDKRPVLEKIMERLPYTLVLNLVSIIIAYILSIPLGIWSAYRQNTNADRVLTGVLFALYSLPSFFVGVLLLQTFADGDPFGWFPTGGFAGRLPDWYGPRPGIASTDDMTVLEYTASMTYHLMLPAFCLTYGSIASLSRYARTGILDTIRADFIRTARAKGLSETMVVIKHAVRNGMIPVLTLLGTMLPALIGGSVVIEYVFNIPGMGLFMFESIFARDYNAIMGVLLISTVLTLVGLLLSDISYAVVDPRISFD